The following coding sequences are from one Natrarchaeobaculum sulfurireducens window:
- the mtnP gene encoding S-methyl-5'-thioadenosine phosphorylase encodes MTIGVIGGSGIYEALPLESTRTEDVSTPYGEPSSAVTLGELAGREVAFLPRHGEDHQHTPTDASYRANIYALKSVGVDRVISTNAVGSLREDLPPRTLVVPDQIFDRTKHRQPTFFGDGMVVHMSFAEPYCPALVSHLASAAEDATDADTATQEGGTYVCIEGPQFSTKAESEFYRGQGWDVVGMTTIPEAKLAREAELSYATIAGVTDYDVWKDDSEVSLQEVLANAAANQDAINAVVEHAIRTMPDDFESEAWSALEGTINTPAEAIPEETRERIDLLAGEYLE; translated from the coding sequence ATGACCATCGGTGTCATCGGCGGCAGCGGTATCTACGAGGCACTGCCACTCGAGAGCACTCGCACGGAAGACGTTTCAACGCCGTACGGCGAGCCGAGTTCGGCCGTCACGCTGGGCGAACTCGCGGGCCGGGAGGTCGCGTTCCTTCCCCGTCACGGCGAGGACCACCAGCACACCCCCACCGACGCCTCCTATCGGGCGAACATCTACGCGCTGAAATCGGTCGGCGTCGATCGCGTCATCTCGACGAACGCCGTTGGCAGCCTCCGCGAGGACCTGCCGCCACGAACCCTCGTCGTTCCAGACCAGATCTTCGACCGAACGAAACACCGTCAGCCAACCTTCTTCGGCGACGGCATGGTCGTTCACATGAGCTTCGCCGAACCCTACTGTCCCGCGTTAGTCTCTCACCTCGCGAGCGCGGCCGAGGACGCGACCGACGCCGACACGGCGACCCAGGAGGGTGGCACATACGTCTGCATCGAGGGCCCGCAGTTCTCGACGAAAGCCGAAAGCGAGTTCTACCGCGGACAGGGCTGGGACGTCGTCGGCATGACCACCATCCCCGAGGCCAAGCTCGCTCGCGAGGCCGAACTCAGCTACGCAACCATCGCCGGCGTCACCGATTACGACGTCTGGAAGGACGACAGCGAGGTCAGCCTCCAGGAAGTCTTAGCGAACGCCGCGGCCAATCAGGACGCGATCAACGCTGTCGTCGAACACGCCATCCGTACCATGCCCGACGACTTCGAGAGCGAGGCCTGGTCGGCGCTCGAGGGCACGATCAACACCCCCGCGGAAGCGATCCCCGAGGAAACCCGCGAGCGCATCGACCTGCTCGCCGGCGAGTACCTCGAGTGA